Proteins co-encoded in one Papaver somniferum cultivar HN1 chromosome 5, ASM357369v1, whole genome shotgun sequence genomic window:
- the LOC113279494 gene encoding uncharacterized protein LOC113279494: protein MSPKQARVKHPTNRKFSSVDNPGIVEAIRNKTKKKVEEVEPSLIAHEDEMGRIMPNKGKQQIQVEKKYKKKNDFEDEGDGQESEDEGDGEVGEVRKQVLGGHAQEQVQGGEVQQQVQGGDVQEQGKTDGKKDSPKKKKGDHMPDLEKMFPRGFNDHVLGLPGDGGQDVVHRMKPGMSGTMMKSWPLQAIESNIGEVEEVIDLIQSTGLLPAVDNSDLRYYKPLCSAFAKRYYGETDTFHLSFGEMTMTPNDAKFITGLSIDGKSVKHKGYAQELEWDKIYAFTKELFQWDEEMTKSQMLVGKYKRRIFHLSKLRALFSGTKKLHAEGKQVTKERIFATSNAYVLYVLGSVIFPDVSGARVNANFIQFLQPFDKIHEYSWGTAILAHSLNELRKDF from the exons ATGTCGCCGAAACAAGCAAGAGTGAAGCATCCTACTAACAGGAAATTTTCTAGTGTGGATAATCCCGGAATTGTTGAAGCAATTCGAAATAAAACGAAGAAAAAGGTCGAGGAAGTTGAACCATCTTTGATCGCACATGAGGATGAAATGGGTCGAATCat GCCAAACAAGGGAAAGCAACAAATTCAAgtcgaaaagaaatataagaagaaaaatgACTTTGAGGATGAAGGTGATGGAcaagaaagtgaggatgaaggtgatggagaggtAGGAGAAGTTCGAAAACAAGTCCTAGGAGGACATGCTCaagaacaagtccaaggaggagaagttcaacaacaagtccaaggaggagacGTTCAAGAACAAGGTAAGACAGATGGCAAGAAAGAtagtccaaagaagaagaaaggggatCACATGCCCGACCTGGAGAAGATGTTTCCTCGCGGCTTTAATGATCATGTTTTAGGGTTACCCGGTGATGGAGGACAG GATGTCGTTCATCGTATGAAGCCAGGAATGTCAGGGACTATGATGAAGAGCTGGCCACTGCAAGCAATAGAATCAAACATCGGAGAAGTTGAGGAAGTAATCGATCTAATCCAATCTACGGGGTTGTTGCCTGCGGTCGATAATTCAGATCTTCGTTACTACAAacctctttgttccgcctttGCCAAGAGATATTACGGGGAAACAGATACTTTTCATCTTTCGTTTGGTGAAATGACGATGACTCCAAATGATGCAAAGTTCATTACCGGGCTAAGCATAGATGGTAAATCCGTGAAGCACAAAGGGTACGCGCAAGAGCTTGAGTGGGACAAGATTTACGCGTTCACCAAGGAAttgttccaatgggatgaggagatGACCAAGTCACAAATGCTAGTAGGAAAATATAAGCGgaggatattccatctctcgaaGTTGAGGGCACTCTTCAGTGGAACAAAGAAACTTCATGCTGAGGGAAAACAGGTGACCAAGGAACGTATCTTCGCCACGTCCAATGCGTATGTCCTCTACGTCCTGGGATCTGTTATCTTTCCCGACGTTTCCGGTGCCCGTGTGAACGCCAACTTTATTCAGTTCTTGCAACCATTTGATAAGATTCACGAATACTCTTGGGGCACCgccatccttgcacactcgttgaacGAGTTGAGAAAGGATTTCTAG